The Venturia canescens isolate UGA chromosome 4, ASM1945775v1, whole genome shotgun sequence genomic interval ACAATGCAGCACTTGTTAACatactttgatatttttttgttcaataaacttcaaaaagtcggttttttcctttcctacatccgtaaaataaaatattgttttctttGATAAAAAGTGTTTACTTGCGTAGAAAAGAAGACTGACAAAGCGAGTGATGAGGGAGAGATTGTGGGTGACAGAAAACAGAAAGACATTAATTGATAGCTacacaaaattttaaaaagttcGATAGCAAAGTAATTAAGTACCGACTTGTTTGATTGCAGTCGCTGTTAAGTGACCCAAATCCGAATTCACCTGCCAACTCAATGGCAGCCCAACTTTATAAAGAGAATCGACGCGAGTACGAGAAACGAGTGAAGGCTTGCGTGGAGCAAAGTTTTGTGGATTAGTCTCGGGGAATGGTCGTATACTTGTGCCGCTGTTGAGACTCGGGATCAACCGACAACAACCTACCATCCCGATATGTGGAAGCGATACGTGCGCAGCTCTACCGAGGAGTTAATGCTGAAAGCATAGCACGTCACTCCCTAAAAACATAAAGAGCGAATGGCATAAAtacataaaagaaaaaaacattgaataatTCGAACGAAAAGATGAGAGAAAGGTTAAcagagaaataagaaaaacacacGCGTACACACAAACCTCTATTCAACAAAAACCACGATGTGCAACATTAGAACGAATTTTTACCAATGTTgtataataaattattataaaactctgtatttatttatttgatattcgatcgattgaaagaaaaaaaagttgaagagAGCGTGAGACAGtaagggagagcgagagagaaagagagagagaatttaaGAAGGACAAAAAATGagtaatattgaaaatattagaTTTAATATATATGAGTAATAATTATTGtccgatttctttttttgtcttttcccTCTCTTGTTCCGATGTTGTAGAAGCGACAATGCCCTATGATACGTCAAGCACAGACTTGTACATCAATTTAATTCTAGTTACTTCAATAGTTACTAAATTCacctatacatatataaatatatatacacgtacaTACAATAAAGCGCATCATTTCGTGCGGTTCTATGTCGGTTATTAATTCATTTACTCCCTCACTCGTTTTACAATTATTGTGTATGTATTATATCAACGGAATCAATTCTTTCAATTGTCAATTCAAAACTAACAAAGTTGCCCCAACGCATCTCGTCGATGTAATGGAAATTGAgcgattcttttattttctcattttttcacggTACCAaagtttattttgaaaataatctcattctctgacattaatttaacgAATAGCAAAACACGCCTTTCTACCAAACCATGCACCCATTTATATCTAAGGTATCTGAAAACTAAGCTTCGAAAAATATCTTGGATTCCTAACGAACAAAATAAGTACCttggagagggggggggggggtattAGACGGTTTTGAAATTGGCTACTATTCGAGTTCGATGTCGATCAAGTTGTTAATATCAAGCAACTTTGTTAATGTTGAACCGTATGtgtgttaaaaaattttaatgaaatttcattaaaatatgTGTACGATTGTATTTTTGCAGTCCCTGTTAGATGAACCAAATCCAAACTCACCGGCTAACTCGTTGGCTGCTCAATTGTATCAAGAGAATAAACGCGAATATGAGAAAAGAGTTGCCACTGTCGTCGAACAGTCGTGGCTCAACTTCCAGGAAAGCCACATCGAAGATCCTCGCTGACATTAGGTTTGGTGTCCTTTAGATGGTCATCGTTTAGAGGATCGCACGATTTATCTTCCTCAGAAGATGAATCGTTGAAAACTAAAGGGGAAGGAATACAAAGAGCTTTACTACGTATTCTTGTAGCCCATAGATTTTGACTTTTTAACAGTGCGGAAAAGTCTTCTTAATCCATAactaaataagaaaaaaaactaataagTTTTTAGGCCGTGCTAcatcaaatattttcttcgtttccagGTATAATAATGGTTTCGAAACTCAATAATGTTTGAAACAAGCCATCATAATCTGAATAACCCTCGTGATTACAATCCGGACtatctttaaaatttctttttcctattaTTACTTTTATATTCGTGATGtctttatttaaaaatgataGAACCTTTAAGTGACGTAAAAGATAAATATGGATAGCCATAAgacatttatttttcgcttcattggaataaaattcgagagaaaaattatttcctcgTACGAGTCGTGTGTGCCTGTGTTCGAAAAATGTACCAGGGTGTCTAACGAcctgaaaagtcatgaaaattcttaaatgtcatgaaattacactcggacctgaaaaaatcattaaatgtcatgaaaaatgaccaaacaacctgattttttaagatctctgcaacgctcattgttattgtcgattttttggttttcttcaacatgatttcaaaattcgcgggGTGGCGACAATGTCTGGTTCGTCAATactcatcatttttattgaatttttttataattaaaagatgaataaaaagtatcagaaccataagaaaagtcatgaaaaattcctgttccttgacttaaaaagccttaaaagtcatgaaatttctgttctgGTCAAAATTAGACACCCTGTGTACGCAATGTGGTTTTTGAACTGTCTTCATTGCTTCATTGTGATCAGTAAAAAATATCCAGAATTGATGATAAAATTCAATACCCAtgcacttttttattttttattatcatattttataatattgaaaattggataACACGTAGatattgtcatttttttctccataaaaattgtatttcactGCATTGTCATtagacaaaaatttatttacacgcAATATTAATACTGGtcgattcaatatttatgaaaaaatgttcatctcAGACGCATCTCCGAATCCCGATTTGTCAACGCCTCAACACACATTGAAATTCTGACAATTGAACAAACACTCGACGTCGTTTAAACTGCGAGGAGAACCGGGTTcatgattttcttttattcaatgtttttttatttgccaTTGAGAATGCTTAACAcattgtttgtttattttatccaCCATTGTTGGGAGTCGTCCGTCATGGCCGAACTCtcgtggaatatttttttgtgcGACAGCACGTGCCTTCATCTTAAGTAGATTCATGGCTTGTGTTGACTCGTTCGCTTTTCTCAGTGAACTCGAATTAGTTGTCTCATTGAATAATGTAGTTCAACCGAAATTGGTCGAGTTTCTCTCTCGTGTAGTGTGTTCCTGctacgatttttcttctttttccttgTTGTATCTTTCCAGCTCTTTAAGGAACTGTGCCTTTGGCTTCATTACGTTTGGACGATCTCCCCGGCACTTTGGACAAAACCATTTTCCTTTAGGTTTTGTACTGAGGGACACACACGAAAAGTGGAACCACTCAATTGGACATAAATCATTGTCACATAATATCATTTCGCCGTAAGAGATTTGATCACATAAACAATATGTTGGCTCATCCGGATCAATCGCCAAATCATCTTCCGGCGGCGGTGGTGTGTCTTCACGATGCTGATTTTGTTGATTACCCTGGCGTGAtttccttttcttcttcttactTGTTGTCGCGTTAGCTGCTTTCTTTTGATTTCCGTTACTCGCATTCGCCAACGTTgttgatctcgtttccgacaTTACAATCATATCCATCGCATGCGCAGATTCCACCAATGTTTCTGTACGAGTTCTCCTTGCTCTTTTTGGCTGTCGTTCAATGTTGTTTGTGTTGTTAGTATTACTTGAATTCAACGTATTGTTTGCCTCTCGAGCTGGCTCTGTTGTCTCTTGCTCCTTCCCAAAGTCTGTGCAcacatttttgtttattattacaaattttttaagaacgttgcaaaatttttcactcaatttgggatattggaaaataaattcaataaataataactACATTGATCTATAGTTGATATTTGCTTTTATCAATatgcataaaaatattcaGTACTAGAAAATAGATATTCAGAGGTTGAAAATCTAGGCATCagtattacaaaaaaatccaTTCCCTAAACATCCCCTCACTCACCCAAATTACGATAATCCAGATCCAATTGACGAGATTTGTTTTCAATAAGGTCCTGCACTTGTTGAACAATTTGGAGtttttcatcaccaatttCTTGAGCTGCTATTAAAGCCTGCTGGACTCGAAGGAGGGCCCGTCTTCTGACTGATATGTCGatatcattttttagtaattcttGCTGCTGATCAATTTCTCTCAAATAAGCTgcaacataaaaataaataaaagttcCTCTTACCGTTTTCTCTGATATTtcagataaaaaatgaaaaaaaaatcagcatttTTAGATGAATATGGAAAAGTTATtgttaaataaaatgtaaacTTTTAGCACGTTCATCATATAAATTAAattatatacttttttttcaactcccatataaaaaaattcttcagctGTTTGCAATAGGacaaaataattgaacgagctgtacaaatacaaaaaatgcTCCGACTTACTTTGACAAGTGGCGTCCAATTCTCGCAATCGTGAAACGTGTCTTTGTA includes:
- the LOC122408762 gene encoding inhibitor of growth protein 1, which gives rise to MLNQAVVEALYSATYIENYLDCVENLPNDIQRHVSRLRELDATCQTYLREIDQQQELLKNDIDISVRRRALLRVQQALIAAQEIGDEKLQIVQQVQDLIENKSRQLDLDYRNLDFGKEQETTEPAREANNTLNSSNTNNTNNIERQPKRARRTRTETLVESAHAMDMIVMSETRSTTLANASNGNQKKAANATTSKKKKRKSRQGNQQNQHREDTPPPPEDDLAIDPDEPTYCLCDQISYGEMILCDNDLCPIEWFHFSCVSLSTKPKGKWFCPKCRGDRPNVMKPKAQFLKELERYNKEKEEKS